A genomic segment from Glycine soja cultivar W05 chromosome 20, ASM419377v2, whole genome shotgun sequence encodes:
- the LOC114402518 gene encoding probable protein phosphatase 2C 64 has protein sequence MLSGLMNLLRACFRPGSDGFTRAGSDAGGRQDGLLWYKDSGQHLNGDFSMAVIQANNLLEDQSQIESGCLSSNESGPYGTFIGVYDGHGGPETSRFINDHLFHHLKRFTSEQQSMSVDVIRKALQATEEGFISVVARQFSLSPQIAAVGSCCLVGVICNGTLYIANLGDSRAVLGRAVKATGEVLAMQLSAEHNASIETVRQELHASHPDDPNIVVLKHNVWRVKGLIQVSRSIGDVYLKKAEFNREPLYAKFRLREPYKMPILSSEPSISVHHLQPHDQFIIFASDGLWEHLSNQEAVDIVQNSPRSGSARRLVKAALQEAAKKREMRYSDLKKIDRGVRRHFHDDTTVIVVYLDSNLVSRESTVKFPGISVRGGGINLPHNTLAPCTTPTEIGGN, from the exons ATGTTATCGGGGTTGATGAACTTATTGAGGGCCTGCTTTCGGCCGGGTTCGGATGGATTTACACGTGCAGGTTCGGATGCCGGTGGTAGACAGGATGGACTATTGTGGTACAAGGACTCGGGGCAGCACTTGAATGGGGATTTTTCAATGGCTGTAATCCAAGCCAATAACTTGCTGGAAGATCAGAGCCAGATTGAATCAGGCTGTTTGAGCTCCAATGAATCCGGCCCTTATGGTACCTTCATCGGTGTCTATGATGGCCATGGAGGGCCCGAGACATCACGGTTTATCAATGATCACCTATTTCACCATCTCAAGA gATTCACTTCAGAGCAACAATCAATGTCGGTGGATGTAATTCGCAAGGCACTCCAAGCAACAGAAGAGGGGTTTATTTCGGTGGTTGCCAGACAGTTTTCTCTGTCACCACAAATTGCGGCTGTCGGGTCATGCTGTCTTGTTGGTGTTATTTGTAATGGAACCCTTTACATAGCAAACCTTGGGGATTCCCGGGCAGTTTTGGGAAGAGCAGTCAAGGCAACTGGCGAGGTTTTAGCCATGCAATTATCAGCAGAGCACAATGCATCGATAGAGACTGTAAGACAGGAGCTGCATGCTTCACATCCTGATGACCCAAATATTGTGGTTTTAAAGCATAATGTATGGCGTGTGAAGGGCCTTATTCAA GTTTCTAGATCTATTGGTGATGTATATTTGAAAAAGGCCGAGTTCAATCGAGAACCACTATATGCTAAGTTTCGACTTCGTGAACCATACAAGATGCCAATACTAAGCTCAGAACCATCAATATCAGTGCATCATTTGCAGCCACATGATCAATTTATTATATTCGCATCTGATGGACTCTGGGAGCACCTTAGCAATCAAGAAGCAGTTGATATAGTTCAAAACAGTCCCCGCAGT GGAAGCGCTAGGAGGCTGGTAAAAGCTGCGCTTCAAGAAGCTGcaaagaagagagaaatgaGATATTCagatttaaagaaaattgatcGCGGAGTTCGTCGTCATTTCCATGATGATACCACGGTGATTGTTGTGTATCTTGACTCAAATCTCGTGAGTAGGGAAAGCACTGTGAAGTTCCCTGGCATTTCTGTTAGAGGGGGTGGTATTAACCTGCCTCATAACACACTGGCACCTTGTACCACACCAACAGAGATTGGTGGTAACTGA